From the genome of Suricata suricatta isolate VVHF042 chromosome 3, meerkat_22Aug2017_6uvM2_HiC, whole genome shotgun sequence, one region includes:
- the LOC115286882 gene encoding T-cell surface glycoprotein CD1e, membrane-associated-like, with translation MLLPLLLTFQGLLLHPAASTGASAWAPGPPGAATEDRVSFRLLQASSFANRSWAHSQGSGWVGELQTHGWDPALGTIRFLWPWSQGNFSMQMLENIQNLLRLYFRGFTIEVRAFAQEFQFEYPFELQVSAGCTLRAGKPSGIFFNGAYQGSDLLSLQGNSWQPSPGAGSRAQKVCAVLNRYRDIKEIVLSLLSNTCPQFLAGILAAAQAELGRLVKPEVWLSRGPSPGPGRLLLVCHVSGFHPKPVWVMWMRGEREQRGTRRGDVLPHADGTWYLRVTLDVAAREAAGLSCRVKHSSLGGHDIVIHWGGDWALLTLMCLAVLVTLLLLLVLHSSLKELSTNGKAVTPGAPSHDSATVANDPGPRTSEHQLHAPRESWLKNRLLKKLKASLTPLWQH, from the exons CACCGGGG cctcaGCCTGGGCCCCGGGCCCCCCTGGCGCGGCCACAGAGGACCGGGTCTCCTTCCGTCTGCTCCAGGCCAGCTCATTTGCCAACCGTAGCTGGGCACACTCGCAGGGCTCGGGCTGGGTGGGCGAGCTGCAGACGCACGGCTGGGACCCGGCGCTGGGCACCATCCGCTTCCTGTGGCCCTGGTCCCAAGGCAACTTCAGCATGCAGATGCTGGAGAACATCCAGAACCTGCTCCGGCTGTATTTCCGCGGGTTCACCATCGAAGTTCGGGCCTTCGCCCAGGAGTTCCAGTTCGAGT ACCCCTTTGAGCTCCAGGTGTCAGCTGGCTGTACACTGCGAGCCGGGAAGCCTTCGGGAATCTTCTTCAACGGGGCCTATCAAGGCTCGGATTTACTGAGTTTGCAGGGAAACTCCTGGCAGCCGTCCCCGGGAGCAGGGAGTCGGGCTCAGAAGGTCTGTGCCGTGCTCAACCGCTACCGAGATATTAAGGAAATCGTGCTGAGCCTTCTGAGCAACACCTGCCCCCAGTTTCTGGCAGGCATCCTGGCAGCAGCGCAGGCCGAGCTGGGACGACTCG TGAAGCCGGAGGTCTGGCTGTCCCGTGGCCCCAGTCCCGGTCCCGGCCGTCTGCTGCTGGTGTGCCACGTCTCCGGCTTCCACCCAAAGCCAGTGTGGGTGATGTGGATGCGGGGTGAGCGGGAGCAACGGGGCACCCGGCGAGGCGACGTCCTGCCCCATGCCGACGGAACGTGGTACCTCCGGGTGACCCTGGACGTGGCGGCGCGGGAGGCGGCCGGCCTGTCCTGCCGAGTCAAGCACAGCAGTCTGGGAGGCCACGACATAGTCATCCACTGGG GTGGAGACTGGGCCCTGTTGACACTGATGTGTCTGGCGGTGCTGGTcaccctcctcctgctgctggtCCTGCACTCCTCGCTTAAAGAGCTCAG CACAAATGGGAAAGCTGTGACCCCCGGTGCACCCAGTCATGACTCTGCCACAGTGGCCAacgacccaggacccaggacttcTGAACACCAGCTCCATGCCCCTCGGGAATCATGGCTCAAGAAcagacttttaaagaaactgaaagcaAGCCTGACCCCACTCTGGCAACATTAG